Proteins from a single region of Fodinibius sp. Rm-B-1B1-1:
- a CDS encoding carbonic anhydrase, whose amino-acid sequence MENLSQVFENNQQWADNIKQQQPDFFKESAKGQSPDILWIGCSDSRVPPAQLTELGPGDLFVHRNIANVIPHSDINSQSVIQYAVSVLKVRHVVICGHYGCGGVTAAYEDDNLGLIDNWLANIEDVYRTHQDEIEGRASEEEKLNRFCELNVQEQVKNMSHSPFVKQAWEAGQDLTVHGLIYDLKSGLLNDLDIKINSIEEAANL is encoded by the coding sequence ATGGAAAACCTATCACAAGTCTTCGAGAACAACCAACAATGGGCTGATAACATCAAACAGCAACAACCGGATTTCTTTAAAGAATCGGCCAAAGGGCAAAGCCCCGACATTTTGTGGATCGGATGTTCTGACAGTCGCGTCCCTCCTGCACAACTTACCGAACTTGGCCCGGGGGATCTATTCGTGCATCGTAACATTGCGAACGTTATTCCTCACTCCGATATCAACAGTCAATCGGTAATACAATATGCTGTAAGCGTGCTGAAGGTACGCCACGTTGTGATATGTGGACACTATGGCTGTGGCGGCGTAACGGCAGCGTATGAGGATGACAACCTGGGGCTTATCGACAACTGGTTGGCTAATATTGAGGACGTATACCGAACACATCAGGATGAAATTGAAGGCCGGGCATCCGAAGAAGAAAAGCTCAATCGTTTCTGTGAGCTCAACGTCCAGGAACAAGTGAAGAATATGAGCCACTCTCCTTTTGTTAAACAGGCTTGGGAGGCGGGACAAGATCTTACTGTTCACGGACTTATTTATGACTTGAAGTCCGGCTTGCTCAACGACTTGGATATCAAAATAAATTCAATAGAAGAGGCTGCAAACCTATAA
- a CDS encoding type IV pilus twitching motility protein PilT, producing the protein MEVGVQKNKVKELIEPLANQLRDSSKGLERHREIGKIVDSQPEETRHELRDVIEKLLQKMYKNEASDIDLGGPGCGNKVWYRIHGDKSPDESAPEFTLTETDFLLHNLIMPSQREHLLENRNLDFSYSLAGTDSIAGAKRYRADMYFDLEHLALNMRKIDNEIRPFKGLNLHPEVAKALSLKYYKYGMTLVTGITGSGKSSTLDTVIDANNRTVDSHIVIIASPVELVHEPKKSVVRHREVGRDVASFKEGAIQALRQDPDIIVIGELRDPETIMTSLEITDSGHKTFGTLHTSSAMESIERILGEVPVNEQNRVRTRLADVLTCVISQKLIPSLDGKRVLAKEVLMVTSSVKAAIRNNNINEIYQMLMEGSDQGMMTMEQDLKRLYDEGKISKEEAINNANNKKRLKQLISETQY; encoded by the coding sequence ATGGAAGTAGGGGTACAAAAAAATAAGGTTAAGGAACTTATAGAACCGCTCGCAAATCAACTGCGGGACAGTTCTAAGGGGCTGGAACGGCATAGAGAAATAGGAAAAATTGTGGACAGCCAACCTGAAGAAACACGCCATGAACTTCGGGATGTTATTGAAAAGCTCCTCCAAAAAATGTACAAAAATGAGGCTTCTGATATCGATCTGGGTGGTCCAGGGTGTGGTAATAAGGTGTGGTATCGCATCCATGGAGATAAGTCACCTGATGAAAGTGCTCCTGAGTTTACCCTGACTGAGACAGACTTTTTGTTGCATAACCTTATTATGCCCAGTCAAAGAGAGCACCTGTTGGAGAATCGAAACTTAGACTTCTCTTATTCACTTGCCGGAACAGATTCTATTGCTGGAGCTAAACGCTATCGTGCCGATATGTATTTTGATTTGGAGCATTTGGCCCTGAATATGCGTAAAATTGATAATGAAATACGTCCATTCAAAGGGCTTAACCTTCATCCTGAGGTAGCCAAGGCACTCAGCCTTAAATATTATAAATACGGGATGACCCTGGTAACCGGAATCACAGGTTCGGGTAAGTCGTCAACGCTTGATACCGTTATAGATGCCAATAATAGAACAGTAGATTCTCATATTGTAATTATTGCATCTCCGGTTGAATTGGTTCATGAGCCCAAAAAGTCTGTTGTTCGCCATCGTGAGGTTGGTCGCGATGTAGCTTCGTTTAAAGAAGGGGCTATTCAAGCGTTACGCCAAGACCCTGATATCATCGTTATAGGTGAGCTTCGCGATCCTGAAACGATTATGACTTCTCTTGAGATCACCGACTCTGGCCACAAAACGTTTGGGACTCTTCACACCAGTTCAGCAATGGAAAGTATTGAACGTATTCTGGGAGAGGTGCCCGTAAATGAGCAAAATCGAGTTCGTACCCGTTTAGCGGATGTTTTGACCTGTGTTATTAGTCAAAAGTTAATCCCAAGTCTCGATGGTAAGCGAGTTCTTGCGAAAGAAGTACTGATGGTTACGAGTTCGGTAAAAGCTGCTATCCGAAATAACAACATCAACGAGATCTATCAAATGTTGATGGAGGGTAGTGATCAAGGAATGATGACGATGGAACAAGATCTTAAGCGCCTGTATGATGAAGGCAAGATTTCAAAGGAAGAAGCTATCAATAACGCCAATAATAAGAAAAGGCTTAAGCAGCTAATTTCAGAAACGCAATATTAA
- a CDS encoding acyl-CoA desaturase, producing the protein MEAPYTPEEYDKDLDNINWLSGLPFILLHLAVGLVYWAGFSWTALAALGITYVVRMFAITAGFHRYFSHRTFKTSRPFQFILAWLGTSAAQKGPLWWAAHHRHHHKHADTEKDVHSPVQRSFWWSHVGWILSNRFKNTNYDMVKDLKKIPELKILNKYHLIPPIQLAIGTFVAGELLNYYFPSLGTSGFQLLVYGFIISTVLLYHGTFTVNSLAHVFGKRRFETTDDSRNNWFISLITLGEGWHNNHHRFPSSERQGFYWWEFDFSHYTLKVLSWFKIVWDLRVPPERIYAEGKVFKRPPEVIDHPGKR; encoded by the coding sequence ATGGAAGCACCATATACTCCCGAAGAGTACGACAAAGATCTTGATAACATTAACTGGCTTAGCGGACTGCCGTTTATTTTACTGCATTTAGCAGTAGGATTGGTATACTGGGCGGGATTTAGCTGGACAGCCTTAGCAGCGTTGGGGATCACCTATGTCGTACGCATGTTTGCTATTACCGCTGGTTTTCATCGTTACTTTTCGCACCGAACCTTCAAAACCAGCCGCCCCTTTCAATTTATCTTAGCATGGCTGGGCACTTCAGCGGCACAAAAAGGTCCCTTATGGTGGGCCGCCCATCACAGGCATCATCATAAACATGCCGATACCGAAAAGGATGTTCACTCACCGGTACAACGCAGCTTTTGGTGGTCGCACGTGGGATGGATTCTTAGCAACCGTTTTAAGAATACCAATTACGATATGGTAAAGGATTTAAAGAAAATACCTGAACTTAAAATTCTCAACAAGTATCACCTGATCCCTCCTATTCAACTGGCAATTGGAACGTTTGTGGCAGGCGAACTTCTCAACTACTATTTTCCTTCGCTGGGTACGTCTGGTTTTCAACTATTGGTTTATGGATTTATCATTAGCACTGTTCTGCTCTACCACGGAACTTTTACCGTAAATTCTCTTGCTCATGTATTTGGTAAACGCCGTTTCGAAACGACTGATGACAGTCGCAATAACTGGTTTATATCACTTATAACGCTTGGTGAAGGTTGGCACAATAACCATCACCGATTTCCATCATCCGAACGACAGGGATTCTATTGGTGGGAATTTGATTTCTCACACTATACTCTTAAAGTTCTTTCCTGGTTTAAAATTGTTTGGGATTTACGCGTACCTCCCGAACGGATATATGCTGAAGGAAAAGTTTTTAAGCGGCCACCGGAGGTCATTGATCATCCCGGTAAGCGCTGA
- a CDS encoding O-antigen ligase family protein: MTILIFIGVLTAFVSKEQLKKTLRQLPNYFWIIFLCILLLAFISTLFSSSPFYGAVEISLLLMVIWVALITAHVTQNYYYGKYMVVSAACIVVFLYVLKFSIGYTFFMSGYESFPLWPASGIKGGITGFVNIRFFNQVQAFTLPLLIGGGLVMMPKKRTAGIFCFLLTVIWWMLLIQSAGRGIMLSSLSAALVSLFFLKKHIHRWIWYFLGTLLLGYLLKVILFDIIPIDTSSAKSMVRGGSPRLTLWPQTFFSSLEQPIFGHGPMSFAQIHTGFTPSHPHNSILQLLYELGYPATIGVLIVAGMGFKTWILQTKKNLKVKSDILDDTAIIKVSLTTSVLAGLCYSLVSGVIVMPLSQLWLALVFGTVLGLYNKGKSEQDIYISINTFYVYASKLFIIIAAIVLASVLIRDIPTLRENEKRFVKETDRHVFRPRFWQQGKIGFEKLDTIELKQTEKSNL, encoded by the coding sequence TTGACTATACTTATATTTATTGGAGTATTGACAGCTTTTGTATCCAAGGAACAATTGAAGAAAACACTTCGCCAATTACCTAATTACTTTTGGATAATCTTTTTATGCATATTGTTATTGGCGTTTATTTCAACACTATTTTCGTCTTCCCCTTTTTATGGTGCTGTTGAAATAAGTTTATTGTTAATGGTAATTTGGGTTGCTCTAATAACTGCTCATGTAACCCAAAACTACTATTATGGGAAGTATATGGTAGTCTCAGCAGCTTGTATTGTTGTTTTTCTCTATGTGCTTAAATTTAGTATTGGGTATACATTTTTTATGTCTGGCTACGAAAGTTTTCCCCTTTGGCCTGCATCAGGTATTAAAGGAGGTATTACAGGATTTGTAAACATCCGTTTTTTTAACCAAGTGCAAGCCTTCACGCTTCCTTTATTAATTGGAGGAGGTCTGGTAATGATGCCCAAAAAAAGAACTGCTGGAATTTTCTGTTTTTTGCTTACTGTAATTTGGTGGATGCTATTGATACAGTCGGCTGGTCGTGGCATTATGTTAAGCTCTTTATCAGCAGCTTTGGTTTCATTGTTTTTTTTAAAAAAACATATACACCGTTGGATATGGTACTTCTTAGGAACACTTTTGCTAGGATACCTTTTGAAGGTCATCCTATTTGACATTATTCCTATTGATACCAGTTCAGCCAAATCTATGGTCAGAGGGGGCAGTCCCAGATTGACATTATGGCCCCAAACTTTTTTTTCGTCCTTAGAACAGCCAATTTTTGGCCATGGGCCCATGTCATTCGCACAAATACATACCGGCTTTACACCAAGTCATCCCCATAACTCTATACTACAACTATTGTATGAATTGGGATATCCAGCTACAATAGGCGTATTAATAGTAGCCGGTATGGGATTTAAAACGTGGATATTACAAACTAAAAAGAACTTAAAAGTAAAATCAGATATTTTAGATGATACTGCAATTATCAAAGTTTCCTTAACAACATCAGTTTTAGCAGGTTTATGTTATAGCTTAGTTAGTGGGGTAATAGTAATGCCTTTGAGCCAATTATGGCTGGCTTTGGTTTTTGGTACAGTCTTGGGTTTATACAACAAAGGAAAGTCTGAACAAGATATATATATATCTATTAATACCTTTTATGTATATGCTTCAAAGTTATTTATAATTATTGCCGCGATTGTATTAGCATCTGTTTTAATTCGAGATATACCAACTTTGCGAGAAAATGAAAAAAGATTTGTAAAAGAAACGGACAGACACGTTTTTAGGCCTCGCTTTTGGCAACAGGGGAAAATAGGTTTCGAAAAACTTGATACAATAGAACTCAAGCAAACCGAAAAATCCAATTTGTAA
- a CDS encoding type 4a pilus biogenesis protein PilO, whose product MSYGVRNTLILLIVLTIFIGGGWSYIYFYQQPKLDELEQNVEQTRQELNQQQQRADQLPALQNQFKEATKFFDNYYKVLYPNSNEDNVYDFLNRVSTGSAYTEFTFNFSDSTTYNQHGVINMQVTGQGYYRNFINFIRQIELSRPLNKVSQVSINPINELDSYGKVNFRFSLKSFYDRVRLLDESELAITNNLRGSVYNPFYPLIRAVKDNENNLIDVENSTLLAVSSNKVFLLDQQGIMQRLSEGDDVYLGQLTSIDIDEGSASFRLNKGGIVERVTLQVNNDENESSD is encoded by the coding sequence ATGTCCTACGGTGTACGAAATACTCTTATTCTTCTCATTGTCTTAACCATCTTTATTGGTGGCGGATGGAGCTATATCTATTTTTATCAGCAACCAAAATTAGATGAGCTTGAGCAAAATGTAGAGCAGACAAGACAAGAGCTAAATCAACAACAACAACGAGCTGATCAGCTACCAGCACTTCAAAATCAGTTTAAAGAAGCTACTAAGTTTTTTGATAACTATTACAAAGTCCTTTATCCCAATAGCAATGAAGATAATGTCTACGATTTTCTTAACCGGGTAAGTACGGGGTCGGCTTATACCGAATTTACATTCAATTTTTCTGATTCAACCACTTATAACCAGCACGGTGTCATTAACATGCAGGTTACCGGTCAGGGATACTATAGAAATTTCATCAATTTTATTCGCCAGATTGAATTAAGCAGACCGTTAAATAAGGTGAGTCAAGTATCCATTAATCCCATTAATGAGCTCGATTCATATGGCAAGGTCAATTTTCGTTTTTCTCTAAAAAGCTTTTATGATCGCGTAAGATTATTAGATGAATCAGAGCTTGCCATAACTAATAATTTACGAGGATCGGTTTATAATCCATTTTATCCACTTATTAGAGCTGTAAAGGATAATGAGAATAATTTAATTGATGTAGAAAATAGTACCCTTTTGGCGGTAAGCTCAAACAAAGTTTTTCTTTTAGATCAACAAGGAATTATGCAGCGACTCTCTGAGGGAGATGACGTTTATCTCGGACAATTGACATCGATTGATATTGATGAGGGATCTGCTTCTTTTAGACTCAATAAAGGTGGAATTGTTGAACGCGTAACCTTGCAGGTCAATAACGATGAAAATGAAAGTAGTGATTGA
- a CDS encoding carboxypeptidase regulatory-like domain-containing protein, with the protein MQNRLYLLFSIIIVFMLQACTAGSDTVIIAGQVIEESSGNPISKAIVELTQPENLQQTATTDSAGNFSFDVDPGSETVSVTLEIDKQGYQSQTTNFKLAPDTDVDDLVIELQSTDSSGDGSGDGGGDEVGGEPEGPAAIILESISEQAIFIEETGDNISTAFTFQVVDSAGRALNANGAVDVDFEILSGPGGEEEIIPKTATTNSNGEATTSLFSGNVAGPVKVQASVDREDLGITIKSTPVLVAIHGGFPDPDHFSISPDKFNFEAYDINGVRNPVTVIVGDKFSNPVKPGTVVYFNSTGGVIQGSGETNEDGIVTVDMISGDPRPDDGISGSGGRPGYSTVTATTVDENDNPISKEINVVFSTRAAQISATPTTFDLDPNGGEKFSYTVTDMNGNPMAAGTQISVEAGEGMEVTGDADFTLGNHLFPGPGATEFNFSIRDTDEESNDPADLTINISVTTPSGNTTTYTEISGTRRKSF; encoded by the coding sequence ATGCAGAACCGCCTATACCTCCTCTTCTCCATCATTATTGTATTTATGTTACAGGCCTGTACCGCTGGCAGTGACACAGTTATTATTGCCGGACAGGTTATTGAAGAAAGTTCTGGCAACCCCATTAGTAAGGCCATTGTCGAACTAACCCAACCCGAAAATCTTCAACAAACAGCTACAACCGACTCTGCAGGAAATTTCTCTTTTGATGTGGATCCCGGAAGTGAAACTGTAAGTGTAACGTTGGAAATTGACAAACAGGGATATCAGTCACAAACGACAAACTTTAAGCTTGCTCCAGACACTGATGTTGATGATTTAGTCATTGAATTACAATCAACAGATAGTTCTGGAGATGGTAGTGGTGATGGTGGAGGCGATGAGGTTGGCGGAGAACCGGAAGGACCGGCAGCTATTATCCTTGAAAGTATATCAGAGCAAGCAATTTTTATAGAAGAAACTGGTGATAATATTAGTACTGCATTCACTTTCCAAGTTGTTGACTCAGCAGGCCGGGCATTAAATGCAAATGGAGCGGTAGATGTTGATTTTGAAATTTTATCCGGACCTGGGGGCGAAGAAGAAATTATTCCTAAAACAGCTACAACAAATTCTAATGGTGAAGCAACAACTTCCCTATTTAGTGGTAATGTAGCCGGACCTGTTAAGGTCCAAGCAAGTGTAGATCGAGAAGACTTGGGCATAACAATAAAATCTACTCCTGTTCTTGTAGCTATTCACGGGGGGTTTCCAGATCCAGATCACTTCAGTATTTCTCCTGATAAGTTCAATTTCGAAGCTTATGATATTAATGGGGTAAGGAATCCTGTTACTGTTATTGTTGGAGATAAATTTTCAAATCCTGTAAAACCAGGCACGGTTGTTTACTTTAACTCTACCGGTGGAGTTATCCAGGGCTCGGGAGAAACAAATGAGGACGGTATCGTCACCGTTGACATGATTTCCGGAGATCCTCGTCCCGATGACGGTATATCTGGTAGTGGCGGACGTCCCGGCTATTCAACTGTTACGGCAACTACGGTTGATGAAAATGACAACCCTATTTCTAAAGAAATAAATGTCGTTTTCTCCACAAGAGCGGCACAAATAAGTGCTACTCCTACTACATTTGATCTGGATCCCAACGGCGGAGAAAAGTTTTCGTATACCGTTACTGATATGAATGGAAATCCAATGGCAGCGGGTACTCAGATTTCCGTTGAGGCTGGTGAAGGTATGGAAGTTACAGGAGATGCTGATTTCACACTTGGTAATCACCTATTCCCGGGACCAGGCGCTACAGAATTCAACTTTTCAATTCGAGATACCGATGAAGAATCAAATGATCCTGCTGATTTAACAATAAATATTTCAGTAACAACTCCCTCTGGTAATACTACTACCTATACTGAGATATCAGGGACTCGTCGAAAAAGTTTTTAA
- a CDS encoding oxidoreductase-like domain-containing protein: MRKPIKPLPTDCCGSGCPKCIYEIYEEHLAKYKEWQKQQEHPNKKINKQ; the protein is encoded by the coding sequence ATGCGTAAACCGATTAAACCTCTGCCTACTGATTGCTGTGGGTCGGGGTGCCCAAAATGTATTTATGAAATCTACGAAGAGCATTTAGCTAAATATAAAGAGTGGCAAAAACAGCAAGAACATCCCAATAAGAAAATTAATAAGCAGTAA
- a CDS encoding translation initiation factor, with translation MAIQVKLDTSGRRGKSVTMISNIQHNPQVIEKLEKQLKQKCGAGGTSYAKTIEIQGDHVDKVRSFLQDEGYNVK, from the coding sequence ATGGCTATTCAAGTTAAGTTAGATACCAGTGGACGACGCGGCAAATCGGTTACGATGATTTCTAATATTCAACATAATCCACAGGTGATTGAAAAACTCGAGAAGCAACTAAAGCAAAAGTGTGGAGCTGGTGGAACAAGCTATGCAAAAACAATCGAAATTCAGGGCGACCATGTAGATAAGGTCCGATCCTTTTTGCAAGATGAAGGGTATAACGTCAAATAA
- a CDS encoding GspE/PulE family protein, whose product MGKVNTRRHIGNILVNRDIITEDQLHEAMAILREEPDSSNRRLGQILYQDLGIDRHQVMSEIASIYAFEEVFTDQDSVDDEAIEEIKSHIDELPTEVIDELVHQKAVPLRQNQNTLTIAAADPSDPTLSNIVSKLNFKQHHIVYCRYELVEQILTQVYEQKNEFLDLLEEIEYEEPDLQEEAEEINEEEIDAEINQSMLNSLVEGFLVEGVRKGVSDIHIVPCGPTSTDIRFRIDGKLQLWHQQNNVKPEAISAVVKDKTRNVDRFERDASQDGFIQRQVDGHNIRYRVSIMPMVGAQFDRKFESIVIRILDDREVITDLNVLGLQKKAKEDFVKAIEKPSGIVIVTGPTGSGKSTTLVAALYYVITPEVNVLTVEEPVEYLIEGARQLKISNHMTFDLAMRGILRHDPDIVLVGEIRDLKTAEIAIKLANTGHLTFSTLHTNDAPSAISRLYKMGVETFLIANAVNLIMAQRLIRTLCKNCKEEYRPHIETAKGIGFTEEEYEETTFYKAVGCDECTNGYKGRTAIMEALYFDKEIRKMILESGDEIDEVAIKEYAMSQGMLSLRGSGRERIKNGLTTIEEIAAITIED is encoded by the coding sequence ATGGGAAAAGTGAATACACGTAGACATATTGGTAATATTCTGGTGAACCGGGATATTATTACTGAGGATCAGCTTCACGAGGCCATGGCGATATTACGTGAAGAACCTGATTCTTCGAACCGGCGATTAGGACAAATTTTGTATCAGGATTTAGGCATCGATCGCCATCAGGTGATGAGTGAGATTGCCTCAATCTACGCTTTTGAAGAAGTCTTCACAGATCAGGATTCGGTAGATGATGAGGCTATTGAAGAAATTAAGTCTCACATTGATGAACTACCTACCGAGGTTATCGATGAGCTGGTTCATCAAAAGGCAGTGCCACTGCGGCAAAATCAAAATACGTTGACTATCGCAGCTGCGGACCCCTCCGACCCAACGCTTTCCAATATTGTCTCTAAGCTTAATTTCAAACAACATCACATTGTATACTGCCGTTATGAGCTTGTAGAACAAATTTTGACGCAAGTTTATGAGCAGAAAAATGAGTTTTTGGATCTCCTTGAAGAGATTGAATATGAAGAACCAGATCTTCAGGAAGAAGCCGAAGAAATTAACGAAGAAGAAATTGATGCTGAAATTAACCAGAGCATGCTTAACTCTCTGGTTGAAGGGTTTTTGGTTGAGGGGGTTCGGAAAGGGGTCAGTGATATCCACATTGTACCATGCGGACCAACTTCTACCGATATCCGATTTCGGATTGATGGTAAATTACAGCTCTGGCATCAACAGAATAATGTGAAGCCGGAAGCGATATCGGCAGTTGTGAAAGATAAAACCAGGAACGTAGACCGTTTTGAGCGAGATGCTTCGCAAGATGGTTTTATCCAGCGGCAAGTGGATGGTCATAACATTCGGTATCGTGTTTCTATTATGCCAATGGTAGGGGCGCAGTTCGATCGCAAGTTTGAGTCCATCGTTATACGTATTCTTGATGATCGCGAAGTAATTACCGACCTGAATGTGTTGGGCCTCCAGAAAAAGGCAAAAGAAGATTTTGTTAAAGCTATTGAAAAGCCATCAGGTATCGTTATTGTAACAGGACCTACCGGGAGTGGTAAGTCGACGACATTGGTTGCAGCGCTTTACTATGTAATTACGCCTGAAGTAAACGTACTTACGGTAGAGGAACCTGTAGAATATCTTATTGAAGGAGCGAGACAGCTTAAAATAAGCAACCATATGACTTTCGATTTGGCCATGCGGGGAATTTTGCGTCACGATCCGGATATTGTGTTGGTAGGAGAGATTCGAGACCTTAAAACTGCTGAAATTGCTATTAAGCTGGCTAATACCGGTCACTTAACATTTTCAACCCTACACACTAATGATGCACCCAGTGCCATCTCTCGACTCTATAAGATGGGGGTCGAAACATTTTTGATTGCCAATGCGGTTAACTTAATTATGGCGCAGCGTCTTATTCGAACATTGTGTAAGAATTGTAAAGAAGAATATCGTCCACATATTGAAACTGCCAAGGGCATTGGTTTTACCGAAGAAGAGTATGAAGAGACAACTTTTTATAAGGCCGTTGGGTGTGATGAGTGCACAAATGGTTATAAAGGACGAACGGCTATTATGGAAGCGCTCTATTTTGATAAAGAAATAAGAAAAATGATTTTGGAATCTGGTGATGAAATTGATGAAGTAGCTATTAAAGAATATGCCATGAGTCAGGGGATGTTGAGTTTACGAGGTTCTGGCAGGGAGCGTATTAAAAATGGATTAACAACCATTGAAGAAATTGCAGCAATTACAATCGAAGATTAA
- a CDS encoding cyclic nucleotide-binding domain-containing protein gives MATDNQAEKEATPEYIRQFLKEPPLLLRNFHYEDIMEFLNLGTEERFVQDDVIINEAEYVNSAYLISQGKVSIWKDNIQLATLSKGSFLGETFLFSKNNRMAKVVSEGDSQLLKFERYEALNFFRKKPEKLFNIFTRNIIEIQQQKISNMNVQLLQLKKRLLDDNSW, from the coding sequence ATGGCAACGGATAATCAGGCAGAAAAAGAAGCGACGCCCGAATACATTCGGCAATTTTTAAAAGAACCGCCTTTATTACTAAGGAACTTCCACTACGAAGATATAATGGAGTTCCTCAATCTTGGCACTGAAGAACGTTTTGTACAAGACGATGTAATAATTAATGAAGCGGAGTACGTGAATTCTGCTTATTTGATTTCACAGGGTAAAGTCTCTATCTGGAAAGACAATATTCAATTAGCAACATTATCGAAAGGTAGTTTTTTAGGAGAAACCTTTCTCTTTAGTAAAAATAACAGGATGGCAAAAGTGGTCTCGGAAGGGGATTCACAACTACTCAAATTTGAGCGATATGAAGCTTTAAACTTTTTCCGGAAGAAACCCGAGAAACTGTTCAATATATTTACCCGGAATATCATAGAGATTCAGCAGCAGAAAATAAGTAACATGAATGTCCAGCTCTTACAACTTAAAAAACGCCTTTTAGACGATAACAGCTGGTAA
- a CDS encoding type II secretion system F family protein has protein sequence MPEFRLRAISPQGKMIKSEFEAGSKKEAEQRVEKLARKNGFKVKGIDKKETYQYKVQKGTKDPVTGEQEAYSKEEVEKALVKLGYKVIRINKKWFDFKGGVPQKEVVTFISLSADLLEQQLSFDEILELLHEDTTNARMKETIATIQKDLKDGKEGDEVYSKHEDVFGEFASYMLSVASTSGNMAQVFRSTAKFLERDAEFKSNLRRSLLMPAITVVATIGVILFYVGYIFPATAEAFVEMDIQLPPMTAATLEMSYWLQDNWLILTLAHIIPIAGAWYWLTQTRKGQLWKDKNIIKLPVIGDLIHKTSIEIFARVFYTLYSGSGQNIEVIKVAAEACRNKYMEKQIKEVAIKMMLSEGAGLIESLKATGVFTDTAISRFKLGAESGALKQNAKQLAQYYETQTTYKMDTIVDMISLGVNIFIMIALIAITIVSAESALIQPNSGGM, from the coding sequence ATGCCGGAGTTTAGATTACGAGCTATTTCGCCACAGGGCAAGATGATCAAATCGGAGTTTGAGGCGGGGAGTAAAAAAGAAGCTGAGCAGCGGGTAGAAAAACTGGCTCGAAAAAACGGTTTCAAGGTTAAAGGGATTGACAAAAAAGAAACCTACCAGTACAAAGTACAGAAAGGAACCAAAGATCCGGTTACGGGAGAACAGGAGGCTTATTCTAAAGAGGAGGTTGAAAAAGCATTAGTCAAGTTGGGCTATAAGGTCATCCGCATCAACAAAAAGTGGTTTGACTTTAAGGGAGGAGTCCCCCAAAAAGAAGTAGTGACTTTTATTAGTCTAAGTGCCGATCTCTTAGAGCAGCAGCTGAGCTTTGATGAGATTTTGGAACTACTTCATGAGGATACGACCAACGCGCGTATGAAAGAGACCATAGCTACCATTCAGAAAGATCTAAAAGATGGCAAGGAAGGGGATGAGGTGTATAGCAAGCATGAAGATGTGTTTGGGGAATTTGCTTCCTATATGTTAAGTGTAGCCTCAACCAGTGGTAATATGGCCCAGGTATTTCGAAGCACTGCTAAATTTTTGGAACGCGACGCAGAATTTAAAAGTAATCTGCGTCGATCACTACTTATGCCGGCCATAACCGTTGTAGCCACAATTGGTGTAATCCTTTTTTATGTGGGTTACATCTTTCCCGCTACTGCTGAAGCGTTTGTAGAGATGGATATCCAGCTTCCGCCTATGACAGCTGCAACACTGGAGATGAGTTATTGGTTGCAAGACAACTGGCTTATCTTAACTTTGGCCCATATAATTCCCATTGCAGGGGCGTGGTATTGGCTGACTCAAACCAGGAAGGGACAGCTTTGGAAGGATAAAAACATTATTAAACTTCCAGTTATTGGTGATCTAATACACAAAACCAGTATCGAAATTTTTGCCCGTGTTTTTTATACCCTATATAGTGGATCGGGACAAAATATTGAGGTCATCAAAGTGGCTGCCGAAGCCTGTCGTAATAAGTACATGGAGAAACAGATTAAAGAGGTGGCTATTAAGATGATGTTAAGCGAGGGGGCAGGCCTTATTGAATCGCTGAAAGCTACTGGCGTGTTTACCGATACAGCTATCAGCCGTTTTAAGCTTGGGGCTGAGTCGGGAGCATTAAAACAAAATGCCAAGCAACTTGCTCAATACTACGAAACCCAAACAACCTATAAAATGGATACCATTGTGGATATGATTAGTCTGGGCGTAAATATCTTTATTATGATCGCGTTGATTGCTATTACCATTGTATCCGCTGAGTCTGCATTAATACAACCCAACTCGGGTGGTATGTAG